The following are encoded in a window of Ricinus communis isolate WT05 ecotype wild-type chromosome 4, ASM1957865v1, whole genome shotgun sequence genomic DNA:
- the LOC8269191 gene encoding 11-beta-hydroxysteroid dehydrogenase A, which translates to MGSNLDTNQAMDLINQLMNIVFTPLATAALFFFLPPYLFFKCLLHTWRTIFSEDVAGKVVLITGASSGIGEHLAYEYAKRGARLALVARRENRLLQVASIAEEIGSPDAIIIPGDVSKVEDCEDFVNATVKHFGQLDHLVTNAGVFPVSMFEDIPDITEIAPAMNINFWGSVYSSYFAIPYLRRSKGKIIVIASVSSWLPVPRMSFYSASKAAMVSMFESLRIELGSEIGITIVNPGLIESEMTEGKCLNQHGRLKVDKEMRDVEISVVPLESTPRCAKAIVKAACRGDKYLTVPTWYLAMFFFKMFSPDVVEWSNRFFLIPPPGHSDSDAISKKVVDLARKIKEFVTPNVGMDRMIEFPEFLTPNMDNGNFRHHAE; encoded by the exons ATGGGATCCAATCTAGATACTAATCAAGCCATGGATTTGATCAACCAGTTGATGAACATTGTGTTTACCCCTCTCGCTACAGCAgcactcttcttcttcctgcCACCTTATCTCTTTTTCAAGTGTCTTCTCCATACATGGAGAACTATATTCAGTGAAGATGTAGCAGGAAAAGTAGTCCTCATTACCGGAGCATCCTCCGGCATTGGAGAG CATTTGGCTTATGAGTATGCCAAGAGAGGGGCTCGTTTAGCACTTGTGGCGCGAAGAGAGAACCGTCTCCTGCAAGTTGCTTCCATTGCTGAGGAGATTGGATCTCCTGATGCTATTATTATCCCTGGAGATGTTAGTAAAGTTGAAGATTGTGAGGATTTCGTTAATGCAACGGTGAAGCACTTTGGTCAAC TGGATCATCTGGTGACCAACGCTGGGGTTTTTCCGGTGAGCATGTTTGAAGATATTCCTGATATCACCGAAATAGCTCCAGCTATG AATATAAACTTCTGGGGTTCTGTATATAGCTCGTATTTCGCAATTCCTTATTTAAGGAGGAGCAAGGGGAAGATCATAGTAATCGCATCGGTTTCCTCATGGCTGCCTGTCCCAAGAATGAGCTTTTATTCT GCAAGTAAGGCAGCAATGGTTAGCATGTTCGAGTCACTGAGAATAGAATTGGGGTCAGAAATTGGAATAACTATTGTTAATCCTGGACTAATTGAATCGGAAATGACGGAAGGAAAATGCCTGAACCAGCACGGCCGATTGAAAGTGGATAAGGAAATGAGAGAT GTTGAAATAAGTGTGGTGCCATTAGAGTCGACTCCTAGGTGTGCCAAGGCAATTGTGAAGGCTGCATGCCGTGGAGATAAATACTTGACAGTACCAACTTGGTACCTTGCGATGTTCTTTTTTAAGATGTTTTCACCTGATGTCGTAGAGTGGAGCAACCGTTTCTTTTTAATCCCTCCACCTGGCCACTCAGACAGTGATGCAATTAGCAAGAAGGTCGTTGATCTGGCAAGAAAGATTAAGGAATTTGTGACACCGAATGTAGGAATGGACCGGATGATAGAATTTCCTGAATTTCTAACACCAAATATGGATAATGGAAATTTCCGACATCATGCAGAGTAA
- the LOC8269190 gene encoding recQ-mediated genome instability protein 1 isoform X4, with protein MPRRRLTLSSFSDEEEEHEHQQNPQQQRDHDNELHLKQHLPNPNPNLPAEPVTISDDDEEFIDVSDYLTPPSPPPEQSVPHPPVPPVSSYGCPIDDFLLRMGLKLRREWLDSCLGGLDSSVRGLDVAAKAKLCFQQFLFSDMNYSGGGLLPPNVDSMHCVNLAGPFVLQVDEIVNISSPLKGRYRDAPPGIKRCLKLSMTDGVQRVFGMEYRPIKDLQVLAPAGLKVVICNVHIRHGLLMLVPEALEVLGGIVDELEAARQRLVEEVNKPPRGRRSRSGVVPPLTSRATLAAWPSNGVSFPENTNSPTDGLDRSNGSATFVSHGNDSVCIHGHSNSSDNDRGPSNNSVNVHGHSNSSSNFHGNNNRSVNVPGQNNSSNVLGPINSSIFQGAAPLQVEDQGAGTSQRTPEEFAAPRSSVNTIPDPLSSVLHNVEEMHIDASFERENAVSYQHSNMISNHEDTRMADEFDHPLILSGDREIPFTYLASLSAKWAAMKEKISSVQGKGFQYKQRTTYELRVYVDDGSLISEILVDHNVVQKGIGHSPEEVTAALSSSDAKRVGNMKDTLKQFQIFLVNFEGIIRIEMNRTSSIPIALEMNQGCPASDAWLLVRRLKSSPAVTPQRPSSDPIDISP; from the exons ATGCCGAGGAGACGCCTTACGCTTAGCTCTTTTTCagacgaagaagaagaacacgAACATCAACAGAATCCACAACAACAACGAGACCATGATAATGAGCTTCATTTAAAACAACACCTTccaaaccctaaccctaaccTCCCCGCCGAACCTGTCACTATTTCCGACGATGACGAAGAATTCATCGACGTCTCCGATTACCTCACGCCTCCCTCCCCACCCCCGGAGCAATCAGTACCACACCCTCCTGTTCCTCCGGTAAGCAGCTACGGTTGTCCGATTGATGATTTTCTGCTGAGGATGGGACTGAAGTTAAGAAGAGAGTGGTTGGATTCTTGTCTTGGTGGTCTTGATAGCTCTGTTCGTGGCCTCGATGTAGCAGCCAAGGCTAAGCTTTGCTTCCAGCAATTTTTGTTTTCCGATATGAATTACTCTGGTGGCGGTTTGCTTCCTCCTAATGTTGATTCTATGCATTGTGTCAATCTCGCCGGACCCTTTGTGTTGCAG GTTGATGAGATTGTTAATATTAGTTCTCCACTCAAAGGCAGGTATCGGGATGCTCCTCCAGGGATCAAGAGGTGCCTTAAGCTTTCAATGACCGATGGAGTTCAACGTGTTTTCGGTATGGAATATAGGCCCATTAAGGATCTCCAAGTCTTAGCCCCCGCAGGATTAAAG GTTGTTATTTGCAATGTACATATACGTCATGGGCTTCTAATGCTGGTCCCTGAAGCTTTAGAAGTTCTTGGAGGGATAGTTGACGAGTTGGAAGCAGCACGCCAACGTCTAGTGGAAGAAGTAAATAAGCCACCAAGGGGAAGAAG ATCCAGGAGTGGAGTGGTGCCTCCTTTAACAAGTAGAGCAACTCTGGCTGCATGGCCAAGTAATGGTGTTAGTTTTCCTGAAAATACTAATAGCCCCACTGATGGTCTTGATCGCAGTAATGGCTCTGCTACTTTCGTTAGTCACGGCAATGATTCTGTTTGCATTCATGGACACAGCAATAGTTCTGATAATGACCGTGGACCCAGCAATAATTCCGTTAATGTGCACGGACACAGTAATAGTTCTTCTAATTTTCATGGAAACAACAATCGATCTGTTAATGTCCCTGGACAGAACAATAGTTCTAATGTTCTTGGACCAATTAATAGTTCCATATTCCAAGGTGCAGCTCCCTTACAGGTGGAGGACCAAG GTGCTGGAACCAGTCAAAGGACTCCAGAGGAGTTTGCTGCTCCAAGGAGCTCAGTGAACACGATTCCTGATCCATTGTCCAGTGTTCTTCATAATGTTGAAGAGATGCATATTGATGCATCTTTTGAGAGGGAAAATGCTGTGTCATACCAGCATTCTAATATGATATCAAACCATGAGGATACCCGTATGGCTGATGAGTTTGATCACCCTCTCATACTATCTGGAGATCGAGAAATCCCTTTTACATATTTGGCTAGTTTGTCAGCTAAGTGGGCTGCAATGAAGGAAAAAATATCATCTGTTCAAGGAAAG GGATTTCAATATAAGCAAAGGACAACATATGAGCTTCGGGTCTATGTTGATGATGGCAGCCTCATTTCTGAGATCCTAGTTGATCACAAT GTGGTACAGAAGGGAATAGGTCATTCTCCTGAGGAGGTTACTGCTGCTCTTTCTTCTTCAGATGCAAAGAGAGTTGGTAATATGAAAGACACACTGAAACAATTCCAAATATTTTTAGTGAATTTTGAG GGGATAATACGTATAGAGATGAATCGAACCTCTTCCATTCCAATTGCCCTTGAGATGAACCAGGGTTGCCCTGCTTCTGATGCCTGGTTGCTTGTCAGAAGACTGAAGTCTTCTCCTGCTGTGACACCACAGCGCCCCTCCTCAGATCCTATTGACATATCACCATAA
- the LOC8269190 gene encoding recQ-mediated genome instability protein 1 isoform X3 produces the protein MPRRRLTLSSFSDEEEEHEHQQNPQQQRDHDNELHLKQHLPNPNPNLPAEPVTISDDDEEFIDVSDYLTPPSPPPEQSVPHPPVPPVSSYGCPIDDFLLRMGLKLRREWLDSCLGGLDSSVRGLDVAAKAKLCFQQFLFSDMNYSGGGLLPPNVDSMHCVNLAGPFVLQVDEIVNISSPLKGRYRDAPPGIKRCLKLSMTDGVQRVFGMEYRPIKDLQVLAPAGLKVVICNVHIRHGLLMLVPEALEVLGGIVDELEAARQRLVEEVNKPPRGRRSRSGVVPPLTSRATLAAWPSNGVSFPENTNSPTDGLDRSNGSATFVSHGNDSVCIHGHSNSSDNDRGPSNNSVNVHGHSNSSSNFHGNNNRSVNVPGQNNSSNVLGPINSSIFQGAAPLQVEDQGAGTSQRTPEEFAAPRSSVNTIPDPLSSVLHNVEEMHIDASFERENAVSYQHSNMISNHEDTRMADEFDHPLILSGDREIPFTYLASLSAKWAAMKEKISSVQGKVKGFQYKQRTTYELRVYVDDGSLISEILVDHNVVQKGIGHSPEEVTAALSSSDAKRVGNMKDTLKQFQIFLVNFEGIIRIEMNRTSSIPIALEMNQGCPASDAWLLVRRLKSSPAVTPQRPSSDPIDISP, from the exons ATGCCGAGGAGACGCCTTACGCTTAGCTCTTTTTCagacgaagaagaagaacacgAACATCAACAGAATCCACAACAACAACGAGACCATGATAATGAGCTTCATTTAAAACAACACCTTccaaaccctaaccctaaccTCCCCGCCGAACCTGTCACTATTTCCGACGATGACGAAGAATTCATCGACGTCTCCGATTACCTCACGCCTCCCTCCCCACCCCCGGAGCAATCAGTACCACACCCTCCTGTTCCTCCGGTAAGCAGCTACGGTTGTCCGATTGATGATTTTCTGCTGAGGATGGGACTGAAGTTAAGAAGAGAGTGGTTGGATTCTTGTCTTGGTGGTCTTGATAGCTCTGTTCGTGGCCTCGATGTAGCAGCCAAGGCTAAGCTTTGCTTCCAGCAATTTTTGTTTTCCGATATGAATTACTCTGGTGGCGGTTTGCTTCCTCCTAATGTTGATTCTATGCATTGTGTCAATCTCGCCGGACCCTTTGTGTTGCAG GTTGATGAGATTGTTAATATTAGTTCTCCACTCAAAGGCAGGTATCGGGATGCTCCTCCAGGGATCAAGAGGTGCCTTAAGCTTTCAATGACCGATGGAGTTCAACGTGTTTTCGGTATGGAATATAGGCCCATTAAGGATCTCCAAGTCTTAGCCCCCGCAGGATTAAAG GTTGTTATTTGCAATGTACATATACGTCATGGGCTTCTAATGCTGGTCCCTGAAGCTTTAGAAGTTCTTGGAGGGATAGTTGACGAGTTGGAAGCAGCACGCCAACGTCTAGTGGAAGAAGTAAATAAGCCACCAAGGGGAAGAAG ATCCAGGAGTGGAGTGGTGCCTCCTTTAACAAGTAGAGCAACTCTGGCTGCATGGCCAAGTAATGGTGTTAGTTTTCCTGAAAATACTAATAGCCCCACTGATGGTCTTGATCGCAGTAATGGCTCTGCTACTTTCGTTAGTCACGGCAATGATTCTGTTTGCATTCATGGACACAGCAATAGTTCTGATAATGACCGTGGACCCAGCAATAATTCCGTTAATGTGCACGGACACAGTAATAGTTCTTCTAATTTTCATGGAAACAACAATCGATCTGTTAATGTCCCTGGACAGAACAATAGTTCTAATGTTCTTGGACCAATTAATAGTTCCATATTCCAAGGTGCAGCTCCCTTACAGGTGGAGGACCAAG GTGCTGGAACCAGTCAAAGGACTCCAGAGGAGTTTGCTGCTCCAAGGAGCTCAGTGAACACGATTCCTGATCCATTGTCCAGTGTTCTTCATAATGTTGAAGAGATGCATATTGATGCATCTTTTGAGAGGGAAAATGCTGTGTCATACCAGCATTCTAATATGATATCAAACCATGAGGATACCCGTATGGCTGATGAGTTTGATCACCCTCTCATACTATCTGGAGATCGAGAAATCCCTTTTACATATTTGGCTAGTTTGTCAGCTAAGTGGGCTGCAATGAAGGAAAAAATATCATCTGTTCAAGGAAAGGTGAAG GGATTTCAATATAAGCAAAGGACAACATATGAGCTTCGGGTCTATGTTGATGATGGCAGCCTCATTTCTGAGATCCTAGTTGATCACAAT GTGGTACAGAAGGGAATAGGTCATTCTCCTGAGGAGGTTACTGCTGCTCTTTCTTCTTCAGATGCAAAGAGAGTTGGTAATATGAAAGACACACTGAAACAATTCCAAATATTTTTAGTGAATTTTGAG GGGATAATACGTATAGAGATGAATCGAACCTCTTCCATTCCAATTGCCCTTGAGATGAACCAGGGTTGCCCTGCTTCTGATGCCTGGTTGCTTGTCAGAAGACTGAAGTCTTCTCCTGCTGTGACACCACAGCGCCCCTCCTCAGATCCTATTGACATATCACCATAA
- the LOC8269190 gene encoding recQ-mediated genome instability protein 1 isoform X2 produces the protein MPRRRLTLSSFSDEEEEHEHQQNPQQQRDHDNELHLKQHLPNPNPNLPAEPVTISDDDEEFIDVSDYLTPPSPPPEQSVPHPPVPPVSSYGCPIDDFLLRMGLKLRREWLDSCLGGLDSSVRGLDVAAKAKLCFQQFLFSDMNYSGGGLLPPNVDSMHCVNLAGPFVLQVDEIVNISSPLKGRYRDAPPGIKRCLKLSMTDGVQRVFGMEYRPIKDLQVLAPAGLKVVICNVHIRHGLLMLVPEALEVLGGIVDELEAARQRLVEEVNKPPRGRRSRSGVVPPLTSRATLAAWPSNGVSFPENTNSPTDGLDRSNGSATFVSHGNDSVCIHGHSNSSDNDRGPSNNSVNVHGHSNSSSNFHGNNNRSVNVPGQNNSSNVLGPINSSIFQGAAPLQVEDQGAGTSQRTPEEFAAPRSSVNTIPDPLSSVLHNVEEMHIDASFERENAVSYQHSNMISNHEDTRMADEFDHPLILSGDREIPFTYLASLSAKWAAMKEKISSVQGKCFLTGVKGFQYKQRTTYELRVYVDDGSLISEILVDHNVVQKGIGHSPEEVTAALSSSDAKRVGNMKDTLKQFQIFLVNFEGIIRIEMNRTSSIPIALEMNQGCPASDAWLLVRRLKSSPAVTPQRPSSDPIDISP, from the exons ATGCCGAGGAGACGCCTTACGCTTAGCTCTTTTTCagacgaagaagaagaacacgAACATCAACAGAATCCACAACAACAACGAGACCATGATAATGAGCTTCATTTAAAACAACACCTTccaaaccctaaccctaaccTCCCCGCCGAACCTGTCACTATTTCCGACGATGACGAAGAATTCATCGACGTCTCCGATTACCTCACGCCTCCCTCCCCACCCCCGGAGCAATCAGTACCACACCCTCCTGTTCCTCCGGTAAGCAGCTACGGTTGTCCGATTGATGATTTTCTGCTGAGGATGGGACTGAAGTTAAGAAGAGAGTGGTTGGATTCTTGTCTTGGTGGTCTTGATAGCTCTGTTCGTGGCCTCGATGTAGCAGCCAAGGCTAAGCTTTGCTTCCAGCAATTTTTGTTTTCCGATATGAATTACTCTGGTGGCGGTTTGCTTCCTCCTAATGTTGATTCTATGCATTGTGTCAATCTCGCCGGACCCTTTGTGTTGCAG GTTGATGAGATTGTTAATATTAGTTCTCCACTCAAAGGCAGGTATCGGGATGCTCCTCCAGGGATCAAGAGGTGCCTTAAGCTTTCAATGACCGATGGAGTTCAACGTGTTTTCGGTATGGAATATAGGCCCATTAAGGATCTCCAAGTCTTAGCCCCCGCAGGATTAAAG GTTGTTATTTGCAATGTACATATACGTCATGGGCTTCTAATGCTGGTCCCTGAAGCTTTAGAAGTTCTTGGAGGGATAGTTGACGAGTTGGAAGCAGCACGCCAACGTCTAGTGGAAGAAGTAAATAAGCCACCAAGGGGAAGAAG ATCCAGGAGTGGAGTGGTGCCTCCTTTAACAAGTAGAGCAACTCTGGCTGCATGGCCAAGTAATGGTGTTAGTTTTCCTGAAAATACTAATAGCCCCACTGATGGTCTTGATCGCAGTAATGGCTCTGCTACTTTCGTTAGTCACGGCAATGATTCTGTTTGCATTCATGGACACAGCAATAGTTCTGATAATGACCGTGGACCCAGCAATAATTCCGTTAATGTGCACGGACACAGTAATAGTTCTTCTAATTTTCATGGAAACAACAATCGATCTGTTAATGTCCCTGGACAGAACAATAGTTCTAATGTTCTTGGACCAATTAATAGTTCCATATTCCAAGGTGCAGCTCCCTTACAGGTGGAGGACCAAG GTGCTGGAACCAGTCAAAGGACTCCAGAGGAGTTTGCTGCTCCAAGGAGCTCAGTGAACACGATTCCTGATCCATTGTCCAGTGTTCTTCATAATGTTGAAGAGATGCATATTGATGCATCTTTTGAGAGGGAAAATGCTGTGTCATACCAGCATTCTAATATGATATCAAACCATGAGGATACCCGTATGGCTGATGAGTTTGATCACCCTCTCATACTATCTGGAGATCGAGAAATCCCTTTTACATATTTGGCTAGTTTGTCAGCTAAGTGGGCTGCAATGAAGGAAAAAATATCATCTGTTCAAGGAAAG TGCTTTTTGACTGGTGTAAAGGGATTTCAATATAAGCAAAGGACAACATATGAGCTTCGGGTCTATGTTGATGATGGCAGCCTCATTTCTGAGATCCTAGTTGATCACAAT GTGGTACAGAAGGGAATAGGTCATTCTCCTGAGGAGGTTACTGCTGCTCTTTCTTCTTCAGATGCAAAGAGAGTTGGTAATATGAAAGACACACTGAAACAATTCCAAATATTTTTAGTGAATTTTGAG GGGATAATACGTATAGAGATGAATCGAACCTCTTCCATTCCAATTGCCCTTGAGATGAACCAGGGTTGCCCTGCTTCTGATGCCTGGTTGCTTGTCAGAAGACTGAAGTCTTCTCCTGCTGTGACACCACAGCGCCCCTCCTCAGATCCTATTGACATATCACCATAA
- the LOC8269190 gene encoding recQ-mediated genome instability protein 1 isoform X1 has product MPRRRLTLSSFSDEEEEHEHQQNPQQQRDHDNELHLKQHLPNPNPNLPAEPVTISDDDEEFIDVSDYLTPPSPPPEQSVPHPPVPPVSSYGCPIDDFLLRMGLKLRREWLDSCLGGLDSSVRGLDVAAKAKLCFQQFLFSDMNYSGGGLLPPNVDSMHCVNLAGPFVLQVDEIVNISSPLKGRYRDAPPGIKRCLKLSMTDGVQRVFGMEYRPIKDLQVLAPAGLKVVICNVHIRHGLLMLVPEALEVLGGIVDELEAARQRLVEEVNKPPRGRRSRSGVVPPLTSRATLAAWPSNGVSFPENTNSPTDGLDRSNGSATFVSHGNDSVCIHGHSNSSDNDRGPSNNSVNVHGHSNSSSNFHGNNNRSVNVPGQNNSSNVLGPINSSIFQGAAPLQVEDQGAGTSQRTPEEFAAPRSSVNTIPDPLSSVLHNVEEMHIDASFERENAVSYQHSNMISNHEDTRMADEFDHPLILSGDREIPFTYLASLSAKWAAMKEKISSVQGKVKCFLTGVKGFQYKQRTTYELRVYVDDGSLISEILVDHNVVQKGIGHSPEEVTAALSSSDAKRVGNMKDTLKQFQIFLVNFEGIIRIEMNRTSSIPIALEMNQGCPASDAWLLVRRLKSSPAVTPQRPSSDPIDISP; this is encoded by the exons ATGCCGAGGAGACGCCTTACGCTTAGCTCTTTTTCagacgaagaagaagaacacgAACATCAACAGAATCCACAACAACAACGAGACCATGATAATGAGCTTCATTTAAAACAACACCTTccaaaccctaaccctaaccTCCCCGCCGAACCTGTCACTATTTCCGACGATGACGAAGAATTCATCGACGTCTCCGATTACCTCACGCCTCCCTCCCCACCCCCGGAGCAATCAGTACCACACCCTCCTGTTCCTCCGGTAAGCAGCTACGGTTGTCCGATTGATGATTTTCTGCTGAGGATGGGACTGAAGTTAAGAAGAGAGTGGTTGGATTCTTGTCTTGGTGGTCTTGATAGCTCTGTTCGTGGCCTCGATGTAGCAGCCAAGGCTAAGCTTTGCTTCCAGCAATTTTTGTTTTCCGATATGAATTACTCTGGTGGCGGTTTGCTTCCTCCTAATGTTGATTCTATGCATTGTGTCAATCTCGCCGGACCCTTTGTGTTGCAG GTTGATGAGATTGTTAATATTAGTTCTCCACTCAAAGGCAGGTATCGGGATGCTCCTCCAGGGATCAAGAGGTGCCTTAAGCTTTCAATGACCGATGGAGTTCAACGTGTTTTCGGTATGGAATATAGGCCCATTAAGGATCTCCAAGTCTTAGCCCCCGCAGGATTAAAG GTTGTTATTTGCAATGTACATATACGTCATGGGCTTCTAATGCTGGTCCCTGAAGCTTTAGAAGTTCTTGGAGGGATAGTTGACGAGTTGGAAGCAGCACGCCAACGTCTAGTGGAAGAAGTAAATAAGCCACCAAGGGGAAGAAG ATCCAGGAGTGGAGTGGTGCCTCCTTTAACAAGTAGAGCAACTCTGGCTGCATGGCCAAGTAATGGTGTTAGTTTTCCTGAAAATACTAATAGCCCCACTGATGGTCTTGATCGCAGTAATGGCTCTGCTACTTTCGTTAGTCACGGCAATGATTCTGTTTGCATTCATGGACACAGCAATAGTTCTGATAATGACCGTGGACCCAGCAATAATTCCGTTAATGTGCACGGACACAGTAATAGTTCTTCTAATTTTCATGGAAACAACAATCGATCTGTTAATGTCCCTGGACAGAACAATAGTTCTAATGTTCTTGGACCAATTAATAGTTCCATATTCCAAGGTGCAGCTCCCTTACAGGTGGAGGACCAAG GTGCTGGAACCAGTCAAAGGACTCCAGAGGAGTTTGCTGCTCCAAGGAGCTCAGTGAACACGATTCCTGATCCATTGTCCAGTGTTCTTCATAATGTTGAAGAGATGCATATTGATGCATCTTTTGAGAGGGAAAATGCTGTGTCATACCAGCATTCTAATATGATATCAAACCATGAGGATACCCGTATGGCTGATGAGTTTGATCACCCTCTCATACTATCTGGAGATCGAGAAATCCCTTTTACATATTTGGCTAGTTTGTCAGCTAAGTGGGCTGCAATGAAGGAAAAAATATCATCTGTTCAAGGAAAGGTGAAG TGCTTTTTGACTGGTGTAAAGGGATTTCAATATAAGCAAAGGACAACATATGAGCTTCGGGTCTATGTTGATGATGGCAGCCTCATTTCTGAGATCCTAGTTGATCACAAT GTGGTACAGAAGGGAATAGGTCATTCTCCTGAGGAGGTTACTGCTGCTCTTTCTTCTTCAGATGCAAAGAGAGTTGGTAATATGAAAGACACACTGAAACAATTCCAAATATTTTTAGTGAATTTTGAG GGGATAATACGTATAGAGATGAATCGAACCTCTTCCATTCCAATTGCCCTTGAGATGAACCAGGGTTGCCCTGCTTCTGATGCCTGGTTGCTTGTCAGAAGACTGAAGTCTTCTCCTGCTGTGACACCACAGCGCCCCTCCTCAGATCCTATTGACATATCACCATAA